A single window of Rhodococcus jostii RHA1 DNA harbors:
- a CDS encoding (deoxy)nucleoside triphosphate pyrophosphohydrolase, which yields MVAAAIIVDGRLLLAQRTRPPELAGLWELPGGKAEPGETAEDALRRELREELGIEVSGGDRIGDDVPLPDGRVLRAYRVELVSGTPVALDHAELRWVDGRELGEIDLVGNDRGWVPDLRLHLNGWG from the coding sequence GTGGTGGCGGCCGCGATCATCGTCGACGGCCGGCTGTTGCTCGCGCAGCGGACGCGGCCCCCGGAACTCGCGGGACTGTGGGAGCTGCCCGGCGGCAAGGCGGAGCCGGGGGAGACCGCCGAGGACGCGCTGCGCCGCGAACTGCGGGAAGAACTCGGGATCGAGGTGTCGGGCGGCGACCGGATCGGCGACGACGTGCCGCTACCCGACGGCCGGGTGCTCCGCGCGTACCGGGTGGAACTGGTGTCGGGAACACCCGTCGCGCTCGACCACGCGGAACTGCGGTGGGTGGACGGACGGGAACTGGGGGAGATCGACCTCGTCGGCAACGACCGCGGGTGGGTGCCGGACCTACGGCTGCACCTGAACGGTTGGGGCTGA
- a CDS encoding 4a-hydroxytetrahydrobiopterin dehydratase, producing MAELLSDGEIDTALAELPGWRRAGDSLVRTVESPTFPEAVELVRKVAEAAEAANHHPDIDIRWRKVTYTLSTHSAGGLTQLDLDLAAQIDSLAG from the coding sequence ATGGCCGAGTTGCTGTCAGACGGAGAGATCGACACCGCGCTCGCAGAACTGCCCGGGTGGCGGCGGGCGGGTGATTCCCTCGTCCGCACCGTCGAGTCGCCGACCTTCCCCGAAGCCGTCGAGCTGGTCCGGAAGGTCGCGGAGGCGGCGGAGGCCGCCAACCATCATCCGGACATCGACATCAGGTGGCGCAAGGTCACCTACACCCTGTCGACGCATTCCGCGGGCGGGCTCACGCAGTTGGATCTGGATCTTGCTGCGCAGATCGACTCACTGGCGGGCTGA